Proteins encoded within one genomic window of Bacillus thuringiensis:
- a CDS encoding alpha/beta hydrolase, translating into MKKIGIITIVILVLLAIVYMLVGNYFYNYALNAKQEKEFLQDNPHLVETVNASGDVLATNKEKNANFLSKYKPNTLTIRSFDKLNLTGYEYMNEQSSHKWAIVVHGYNGRASEMTKYIRNFYEQGYNVIAPDLRGHGNSEGDYVGMGWHDRKDILIWIQQIVKKDPDAEIALFGVSMGGATVMMTSGEDLPSNVKVIIEDCGYSTVVGEFTYQLKDLFHLPKFPVMNAANTVTKLRAGYDLEEASAIKQVAKSKTPMLFIHGDADTFVPFEMLDEVYNAAKVEKEKLIVPGAGHGEAEKVDSNKYWNTVWKFVGKYIPA; encoded by the coding sequence ATGAAAAAGATAGGTATAATTACTATAGTAATCTTAGTCCTTCTAGCGATTGTGTATATGTTAGTCGGGAATTATTTTTATAACTATGCGTTAAATGCGAAACAAGAAAAAGAATTTTTGCAAGATAACCCTCATTTAGTAGAGACGGTAAATGCATCGGGAGATGTATTGGCTACAAATAAAGAGAAGAATGCGAACTTCTTATCAAAGTATAAGCCTAACACATTAACTATACGTTCTTTCGATAAACTGAATTTAACAGGTTATGAATATATGAATGAACAATCTAGTCATAAATGGGCAATTGTAGTTCATGGATACAATGGTAGGGCATCAGAAATGACGAAATATATTCGTAACTTTTATGAACAAGGCTATAATGTCATAGCACCAGATCTTCGTGGGCATGGAAATAGTGAAGGAGATTATGTTGGTATGGGCTGGCATGATCGTAAAGATATTTTGATTTGGATTCAACAAATTGTAAAGAAAGACCCCGATGCTGAAATAGCACTATTTGGTGTTTCAATGGGAGGGGCAACTGTAATGATGACTTCAGGTGAAGATTTACCTTCTAACGTTAAAGTTATTATTGAAGATTGTGGATACTCAACTGTTGTTGGTGAATTTACTTATCAACTAAAAGATCTATTCCATTTGCCGAAGTTTCCTGTTATGAATGCGGCAAATACAGTTACAAAATTAAGAGCTGGATATGATTTAGAAGAAGCTTCAGCTATTAAACAAGTTGCAAAAAGTAAAACACCGATGCTATTCATTCACGGGGATGCGGATACATTCGTTCCTTTTGAAATGTTAGATGAAGTATATAATGCTGCAAAAGTAGAAAAAGAGAAATTAATTGTTCCAGGTGCTGGACATGGAGAAGCGGAGAAAGTAGATTCAAATAAATATTGGAATACTGTATGGAAGTTCGTAGGTAAGTATATTCCAGCATAA
- a CDS encoding DsbA family oxidoreductase, which yields MKIEVWSDFVCPFCYIGKRRLEMALEQFPHKKDVEVEFKSFELDQNAPIYSGTSINEVLASKYGISIEEAKRNNVQLGNHAASMGLSFNFDEMKPTNTFDAHRLAKFAKNQGKEKEITENLLFAYFTESRNLSDVDTLATIAEVSGLDKQEALSVINDKNAYANDVRIDESIAQQYQISGVPYFIINQKYAISGAQPLETFVGALQQVWEEENPVPKLQELSSKGGSDMSCTDESCSVPSKEQ from the coding sequence ATGAAAATTGAAGTATGGTCAGATTTTGTATGTCCATTTTGCTATATTGGGAAACGTAGATTAGAAATGGCTTTAGAGCAATTTCCGCATAAGAAGGATGTTGAAGTTGAGTTTAAAAGTTTTGAATTAGACCAAAATGCTCCAATCTATTCTGGAACAAGTATTAATGAAGTACTTGCATCAAAGTATGGGATTAGTATTGAAGAAGCTAAACGTAATAACGTGCAACTAGGCAATCATGCAGCTAGTATGGGTTTAAGTTTTAATTTTGATGAGATGAAGCCGACGAACACTTTTGATGCGCATCGTCTTGCGAAATTTGCAAAGAATCAAGGGAAAGAAAAAGAGATTACGGAAAATCTACTTTTTGCATACTTCACTGAATCGAGAAATTTAAGTGATGTGGATACTCTTGCTACTATCGCTGAAGTATCAGGCTTAGATAAGCAAGAAGCTTTAAGTGTTATTAACGATAAAAATGCGTATGCCAATGATGTTAGAATTGATGAATCGATTGCACAGCAATATCAAATTTCGGGAGTACCTTATTTTATTATTAATCAAAAGTATGCTATTTCAGGTGCGCAACCACTTGAAACTTTTGTTGGTGCACTTCAGCAAGTGTGGGAAGAAGAGAATCCTGTACCTAAGTTACAAGAGCTTTCTTCAAAAGGTGGAAGCGATATGTCTTGTACGGATGAAAGTTGTTCGGTACCTTCAAAAGAACAATAG
- a CDS encoding glycoside hydrolase family 99-like domain-containing protein produces MKIIAFYLPQFHRIKENDRWWGKGFTEWTNTKSARPLFAGHYQPREPYQDFYYDLTTPSVRKWQAEIAKAHGIYGFCYYHYWFKGKRLLETPFNEVLKTGEPDFPFCLSWANEPWTKTWDGLDSHILMPQNYGGFSDWKEHFDYLLQAFQDERYIRIDGKPLFIIYRPGHIPDCEQMLNYWNTLAQENGLKGIYFAETLNSFPLPNINGFDASIQFEPFYTIAHDSSPDINKTIYESGKQINAWDYDKVWMYILKRSPSGKKTFPGAFVDWDNTARRKDLNSSIFLGSTPRKFTIYLSKQIQRTYSLYNSEFLFINAWNEWAEGTYLEPDKRHGFAYLEGVKQAINRGMKAYKKDESF; encoded by the coding sequence TTGAAAATAATTGCTTTTTACTTACCACAGTTTCATCGAATAAAAGAAAATGACAGATGGTGGGGGAAAGGTTTTACTGAATGGACAAATACTAAAAGTGCACGACCTTTATTTGCAGGACATTATCAACCTAGAGAACCTTATCAAGATTTTTATTATGACTTAACCACCCCATCCGTAAGAAAATGGCAAGCAGAAATTGCTAAAGCACACGGCATATATGGTTTTTGTTATTACCATTACTGGTTTAAAGGAAAGAGGCTATTGGAGACACCCTTTAATGAAGTACTTAAGACGGGCGAACCCGATTTTCCATTTTGCCTTTCTTGGGCAAACGAACCGTGGACAAAAACCTGGGATGGTCTTGATAGCCACATATTAATGCCTCAAAATTACGGAGGGTTCTCCGATTGGAAAGAACATTTTGATTATTTATTACAAGCTTTCCAAGATGAGAGATATATCCGTATAGATGGTAAACCACTATTCATTATTTATCGTCCTGGGCATATACCTGATTGTGAGCAAATGCTTAATTACTGGAATACACTCGCACAAGAAAATGGTTTGAAAGGTATATACTTCGCAGAAACATTAAACAGCTTTCCACTTCCTAATATAAATGGATTTGATGCTAGCATTCAATTCGAGCCTTTTTATACAATTGCTCATGATAGCTCTCCAGACATAAATAAGACAATATATGAGTCTGGTAAACAAATAAACGCTTGGGATTATGATAAAGTGTGGATGTATATATTAAAGCGATCTCCTTCAGGGAAAAAAACATTTCCCGGTGCCTTTGTTGACTGGGACAACACAGCACGCCGTAAAGACTTAAATAGCAGCATCTTCCTCGGTTCTACCCCTAGGAAGTTCACAATATATTTAAGTAAGCAAATTCAACGCACCTATTCTCTTTACAACAGCGAGTTTTTATTTATTAATGCATGGAATGAATGGGCAGAAGGTACTTACTTAGAACCAGATAAAAGACATGGATTTGCCTATTTAGAAGGAGTTAAACAAGCAATTAACAGAGGTATGAAAGCATACAAAAAAGACGAGTCATTCTGA
- a CDS encoding class I SAM-dependent methyltransferase, with the protein MEGNLKHNNGYCVICEKEATFIEHNDWLRDHYLCSTCHSIPRQRALIHVLNTFFPKWGSYHIHESSPGGITTQLLIKNCKNYTYSQYFKNYPLGQYVQGIRCENLENMTFQNESFDLFITQDVFEHVMEPEKAFKEIERVLKPGGAHVFTVPWYHTLPKTLQRARINKEGIEYIEEPIYHGNPIDENGSLVTFDWGRDMIEYIYTHANMYTIVYLQKDRSLGLDAEFLHVFISKKHEHNF; encoded by the coding sequence ATGGAAGGTAATTTGAAGCACAATAATGGATACTGCGTTATTTGTGAGAAGGAAGCTACATTTATAGAGCATAATGATTGGCTTAGAGATCATTACTTATGTTCTACATGTCACTCTATACCAAGGCAGCGAGCTCTAATCCATGTTTTAAATACCTTTTTTCCAAAGTGGGGTTCCTATCATATCCACGAGTCCTCACCGGGAGGGATTACAACTCAACTACTAATAAAAAACTGCAAAAACTATACATATTCTCAATACTTTAAAAACTATCCTCTTGGTCAATACGTTCAAGGAATTAGATGTGAGAATTTAGAAAACATGACTTTTCAAAATGAATCTTTTGATTTGTTCATTACTCAAGATGTCTTTGAACACGTAATGGAGCCAGAGAAAGCCTTTAAAGAAATAGAACGTGTATTAAAGCCTGGTGGCGCTCATGTGTTTACTGTCCCTTGGTATCATACACTCCCAAAGACTTTACAAAGAGCAAGAATAAATAAAGAAGGAATTGAGTATATTGAAGAGCCAATTTATCATGGAAATCCTATTGATGAGAATGGATCTTTAGTAACATTTGATTGGGGTCGAGATATGATTGAATATATTTATACACATGCAAACATGTATACAATTGTTTATTTACAAAAGGATAGATCACTAGGATTAGATGCTGAATTTCTACATGTTTTTATTAGTAAAAAACACGAACATAATTTTTAG
- a CDS encoding sulfotransferase family 2 domain-containing protein: MKNVNQELLNHVILHKERIPHFHKDFPLILFWSHRSGCTTLANWFFFQIGLFTEAKKYHDFIHYYEFWVYKNNTKYIPALQNGLLEAKKDVCKLVRNPYTRAVSSFLLLADNPYASPQWESIRQYLYNDKYSNRGVSFKQFLYYIRAFGSNSLAMDIHFSQQYVPGEENFIQYYIPLEDFNTQITKLEHTYDLIKSNLALLTNSNHHRAHKMLHTGSYAEISLTDTAFPRFPTYESFYDKETMELVTEIYAQDFEMYPYAKGGF; encoded by the coding sequence ATGAAGAATGTAAATCAAGAACTGTTAAATCATGTAATTCTACATAAAGAACGAATACCACATTTCCATAAAGACTTTCCACTTATACTATTCTGGAGCCACAGAAGCGGATGTACTACATTAGCTAATTGGTTCTTTTTTCAAATCGGATTATTTACTGAAGCAAAGAAATACCATGACTTTATTCATTACTATGAATTCTGGGTGTATAAAAACAACACCAAATACATACCAGCGTTACAAAATGGGCTTCTAGAAGCAAAAAAAGATGTTTGTAAACTTGTGCGGAATCCTTATACAAGGGCTGTCAGCTCATTTTTATTACTTGCTGACAATCCATATGCCAGCCCTCAATGGGAAAGTATCCGCCAGTATTTGTATAATGACAAATATAGTAATCGAGGAGTATCATTTAAACAATTTTTATATTACATTCGAGCATTTGGTTCCAATTCCCTAGCAATGGACATACATTTTAGTCAGCAATACGTTCCAGGTGAAGAAAATTTCATCCAATACTATATTCCTTTAGAAGATTTTAATACACAAATCACCAAATTAGAACATACGTATGATTTAATTAAATCCAATTTAGCGCTACTTACAAATTCAAATCACCATCGCGCTCATAAAATGCTTCATACAGGAAGCTACGCAGAAATTAGCCTTACAGATACCGCCTTCCCTCGTTTCCCAACATATGAAAGCTTTTATGATAAAGAGACAATGGAGTTAGTTACCGAGATATATGCACAAGACTTTGAAATGTATCCGTACGCAAAGGGGGGATTTTAA
- a CDS encoding NAD-dependent epimerase/dehydratase family protein, translating into MGKNNYLIVGGNSFIGINLALGLLKQGQNVKVFSRHINNFPQNIISEVEFIKGDLANVEDIYKALVNVDIIIYLAATSNVATSIEDVFEDMNSSFFFLNFMESVKTFPIKKIVLASSGGTVYGEPEYLPINEEHPLKPLSPYGITKVSLENYLYFYKKKYGIDYVVCRYSNPYGKYQNPLKKVGAINCFLYQHLSNEKINIYGNPQEIIRDYIYIDDLVEVTIQLSQLNNLKFCVYNIGSGKGLSLKRIIVELEKLTERKVDFICYKQKRENVQKIILNIDRVRRDCNWEPKIDFKSGIRLNKLWIEEFLYSKK; encoded by the coding sequence ATGGGGAAGAATAATTATTTAATAGTAGGTGGAAATAGTTTCATTGGCATTAACCTCGCATTAGGTTTATTGAAACAAGGGCAAAATGTAAAAGTATTTTCCAGGCATATAAATAATTTTCCTCAAAATATTATAAGTGAGGTTGAATTTATTAAAGGTGATTTAGCCAATGTTGAAGATATATATAAAGCTTTAGTGAATGTGGATATTATTATTTATTTAGCTGCAACGTCTAATGTAGCAACTTCAATTGAAGATGTTTTCGAAGATATGAACAGTAGCTTTTTTTTTCTTAATTTCATGGAAAGTGTTAAAACTTTTCCTATTAAAAAAATTGTATTAGCATCTTCTGGAGGCACAGTTTATGGTGAACCGGAATATTTACCTATTAATGAGGAACATCCATTAAAACCACTTTCTCCTTATGGAATAACAAAAGTGTCGCTTGAAAATTATTTGTACTTTTATAAGAAAAAATATGGAATTGACTATGTTGTATGTAGATATTCTAATCCATATGGGAAATATCAAAATCCTTTAAAGAAAGTCGGGGCAATAAATTGTTTTTTGTATCAGCATCTCAGTAATGAAAAGATTAATATATATGGGAATCCACAAGAGATTATTCGAGATTATATTTATATCGATGATTTAGTGGAAGTCACTATACAACTATCGCAATTAAATAACTTGAAATTTTGTGTGTATAATATAGGGAGCGGCAAGGGGCTCTCTTTAAAACGAATTATAGTAGAATTGGAGAAATTAACGGAAAGAAAAGTGGACTTTATCTGCTATAAACAAAAGCGAGAAAATGTTCAAAAAATCATTTTAAATATAGATAGAGTAAGACGAGATTGTAATTGGGAACCGAAAATAGATTTCAAAAGTGGAATTAGGTTAAATAAGCTATGGATTGAAGAGTTCTTATATAGTAAAAAATAA
- a CDS encoding class I SAM-dependent methyltransferase: protein MKEFIEENKGLISQIAHNYNVNASIHPEDHIFQFLLTNPVFPSKKEAIDYYFKDGRKSAETLLDLITSFYPPVDTPIKLLEFASGYGCVTRHLLHLQTNLHITTCDIHEEAITFIERTLHTSSILSHPEPEQVKLSSTYDIVFCLSFFSHMPDTTWFRWLQTLYNAVSPGGLFIFTTHGYQSKKYFGFPDLNKQGYWFLPSSEQLDLDVHQYGQTIVSPSYVCGKIKLLPYNPIIQKYTEGFWWEHQDLWVIKKEIK from the coding sequence TTGAAAGAATTTATAGAGGAAAATAAAGGTTTGATTTCTCAAATTGCACACAACTACAATGTAAATGCAAGTATCCACCCAGAGGATCATATCTTTCAATTCCTTCTCACGAATCCAGTCTTTCCATCTAAAAAAGAAGCGATAGATTATTATTTTAAAGATGGAAGAAAATCAGCAGAAACACTCTTAGATTTAATTACTTCCTTTTATCCTCCTGTAGACACTCCAATTAAATTATTAGAATTCGCATCCGGATATGGCTGCGTAACACGTCATTTATTACACCTACAAACGAACTTACATATAACTACCTGTGATATACATGAAGAAGCTATTACTTTTATTGAACGCACATTACATACTTCTTCTATCTTATCTCATCCTGAACCTGAACAAGTAAAATTATCGTCTACGTATGATATCGTTTTTTGTCTATCCTTTTTTTCTCATATGCCTGATACAACTTGGTTTCGTTGGCTTCAAACATTGTATAATGCGGTTTCCCCTGGCGGATTATTCATTTTCACAACCCATGGATATCAAAGTAAAAAGTACTTCGGCTTTCCAGATTTAAATAAACAGGGTTATTGGTTTCTCCCCTCTAGTGAACAACTGGATTTAGATGTGCATCAATACGGGCAAACGATCGTTAGCCCCTCTTACGTATGTGGCAAAATTAAATTATTACCTTATAATCCTATCATCCAAAAATACACTGAAGGTTTTTGGTGGGAACATCAAGACCTTTGGGTAATAAAAAAAGAAATAAAATAA
- a CDS encoding glycosyltransferase codes for MHVNKKIIYVSHDAHFHGAQLLSLHTIKALKENFHYSVAIISIGTGILIHDFQKYGPVYCLEENYPTKETVELLIKKLLSQDYTVAICSTVISGDIVALLAKHNIKVISLIHELPHLIQQYSAEGKARNIAKSAHKIVFPSQYVYEKFRTITQLDHQKCHILPQGLFNHNPYKNNITKARNELREKHNLPLDSKIILGVGFADHRKGIDLFSLIAYSVRKIHRNIHFIWVGRADVRFLNTLSPRYTAHFTLVEPTLDIGLYNAGADLYLLTSREDPFPNVVLEALDTKVPVIGFKNAGGFEDVVTEKTGALVDYLNLPMMLERIYEFIGDEDLRLQKGTFGQELIEKDFNFLHYVYQLLNLLEHDYKKISVIIPNYNYEKYLPERVKSILNQTYPLYELIFLDDASTDNSVSIFEKLLSNENKHHLKVQQIINDKNSGSVFKQWIKGISAATGDYIWIAEADDLCDQTFLEEVIQGFHIDSDVALSYTQSKQIDEQGNTLANHYLDYTNDIDKEKWQSSYVRKGIDEIQDTLLIKNTIPNVSSVVFKNIDIKTTAKQLEKFKVAGDWFFYVSILKEGNIYFNPKPLNYHRRHTNSVTKTEDSYSHYSEVIQMQNFITDAFTIDDISKKKMYAYRKYLKAYLKI; via the coding sequence GTGCATGTTAATAAGAAAATCATTTATGTATCCCATGATGCCCATTTCCACGGAGCACAGCTGCTTTCTTTACATACTATTAAAGCTCTTAAAGAAAACTTTCATTACTCCGTCGCAATTATTTCTATTGGAACTGGCATCTTAATCCACGATTTTCAAAAGTATGGTCCTGTTTATTGCCTAGAGGAAAACTACCCAACGAAAGAAACGGTCGAATTATTAATAAAGAAGTTATTATCACAAGACTATACCGTCGCCATATGCAGTACTGTCATAAGTGGTGATATAGTTGCATTACTAGCTAAACATAATATAAAAGTTATTTCATTAATACATGAATTGCCGCATTTAATACAACAGTACTCTGCTGAGGGAAAAGCGAGAAACATTGCCAAGTCTGCTCACAAAATTGTCTTCCCTTCACAATACGTGTATGAAAAATTCCGTACAATCACTCAATTAGACCATCAAAAGTGCCACATCCTCCCTCAAGGTTTGTTTAACCACAATCCTTATAAAAACAATATTACAAAAGCGAGAAACGAATTAAGAGAAAAACACAACCTGCCTCTAGATAGCAAAATCATTTTGGGGGTAGGTTTCGCTGATCATCGAAAAGGGATAGATTTATTCTCACTTATTGCTTACTCAGTAAGAAAGATTCATAGAAATATTCATTTCATCTGGGTTGGGAGAGCGGATGTTCGCTTTTTAAACACGCTATCACCTAGATATACGGCACATTTCACATTAGTGGAGCCTACTCTAGATATCGGTTTATATAACGCTGGTGCTGATTTATATTTATTAACTTCAAGAGAAGATCCTTTCCCAAACGTGGTTTTAGAAGCATTAGATACAAAAGTCCCTGTTATAGGGTTTAAAAACGCTGGAGGTTTTGAAGATGTTGTTACGGAAAAAACCGGCGCATTAGTAGACTATTTAAACTTACCGATGATGCTGGAAAGAATATATGAATTTATCGGGGATGAGGATTTACGATTACAAAAAGGGACCTTTGGCCAAGAACTTATTGAAAAAGATTTCAACTTTCTTCATTACGTTTATCAATTATTAAACTTGCTTGAGCATGATTATAAAAAAATAAGCGTCATTATACCGAACTATAATTACGAAAAATACTTACCCGAACGAGTTAAATCAATATTAAATCAAACCTATCCCCTTTACGAACTAATTTTCCTAGACGATGCCTCTACTGATAATAGCGTATCTATATTTGAAAAGCTGCTCTCAAACGAAAATAAACACCACCTGAAAGTTCAGCAGATTATTAATGATAAAAACTCTGGTTCTGTATTTAAACAATGGATAAAAGGTATCTCTGCAGCAACCGGTGATTATATTTGGATTGCTGAGGCCGATGACTTATGTGATCAGACATTTTTAGAAGAAGTAATACAAGGGTTTCATATAGATAGTGATGTTGCCCTAAGCTACACACAATCAAAACAAATAGATGAACAAGGAAATACCTTGGCTAATCATTATTTGGATTACACCAATGATATTGATAAGGAGAAATGGCAGAGTTCTTATGTCCGAAAAGGGATAGATGAAATACAAGATACGTTACTTATCAAAAACACCATACCTAATGTCTCAAGTGTGGTTTTTAAAAACATAGATATAAAAACAACAGCAAAACAATTGGAAAAGTTTAAAGTAGCTGGTGATTGGTTTTTCTATGTTTCTATTCTTAAAGAGGGGAACATTTATTTCAATCCAAAACCTCTAAACTATCATAGACGACATACAAATAGTGTAACGAAAACAGAAGATTCATATTCCCATTACAGTGAAGTTATACAAATGCAGAATTTTATTACAGACGCCTTTACTATCGACGACATTTCAAAAAAGAAAATGTATGCATATAGAAAGTACCTTAAGGCATATTTGAAGATTTAA
- the purE gene encoding 5-(carboxyamino)imidazole ribonucleotide mutase yields MKSLVGVIMGSTSDWETMKYACDILDELNIPYEKKVVSAHRTPDYMFEYAETARERGLKVIIAGAGGAAHLPGMVAAKTNLPVIGVPVQSKALNGLDSLLSIVQMPGGVPVATVAIGKAGSTNAGLLAAQILGSFHDDIHDALELRREAIEKDVREGSELV; encoded by the coding sequence ATGAAATCACTAGTTGGAGTCATAATGGGAAGCACGTCAGACTGGGAAACAATGAAATATGCTTGTGACATTTTAGATGAATTAAATATACCGTATGAGAAAAAAGTTGTATCCGCTCATCGGACTCCGGATTATATGTTTGAATATGCAGAGACGGCTCGTGAACGTGGATTGAAAGTTATTATTGCTGGAGCTGGTGGAGCAGCGCATTTACCAGGAATGGTTGCAGCGAAGACGAATCTTCCTGTAATCGGAGTTCCAGTTCAATCAAAAGCGTTAAACGGCTTAGATTCATTATTATCCATCGTCCAAATGCCAGGAGGAGTTCCAGTTGCAACTGTTGCAATTGGTAAGGCTGGTTCAACAAATGCTGGTTTACTTGCTGCACAAATACTTGGATCATTCCATGATGACATACATGATGCATTAGAATTGAGAAGAGAAGCAATTGAAAAAGATGTGCGCGAAGGTAGTGAGCTAGTATGA
- the purK gene encoding 5-(carboxyamino)imidazole ribonucleotide synthase, producing the protein MTRIILPGKTIGIIGGGQLGRMMALAAKEMGYKIAVLDPTKHSPCAQVADIEIVASYDDLKAIQHLAEISDVVTYEFENIDYRCLQWLEKHAYLPQGSQLLSKTQNRFTEKNAIEKAGLPVATYRLVQTQEQLTEAITELSYPSVLKTTTGGYDGKGQVVLRSEADVDKARKLANAAECILEKWVPFEKEVSVIVIRSVSGETKVFPVAENIHVNNILHESIVPARITEELSQKAIAYARVLADELELVGTLAVEMFATADGEIYINELAPRPHNSGHYTQDACETSQFGQHIRAICNLPLGETNLLKPVVMVNILGEHIEGVLRQVNRLTGCYLHLYGKEEAKAQRKMGHVNILNDNIEVALEKAKSLHIWDHQEQLLEGKR; encoded by the coding sequence ATGACGAGAATCATTTTACCTGGAAAAACAATCGGTATTATTGGAGGCGGCCAGCTAGGAAGAATGATGGCATTGGCAGCTAAGGAGATGGGATATAAAATTGCTGTTTTAGATCCTACAAAACATTCACCATGTGCACAAGTTGCTGATATTGAAATTGTTGCATCATATGACGATTTAAAAGCAATTCAGCATTTAGCAGAGATCAGTGATGTTGTCACATATGAATTTGAGAATATTGATTATAGATGTTTACAATGGCTTGAAAAACATGCTTACTTACCGCAAGGCAGTCAGTTGTTAAGTAAAACACAAAATCGTTTTACCGAAAAGAATGCAATTGAAAAAGCGGGACTACCAGTAGCAACGTATAGATTGGTTCAAACTCAAGAGCAGCTTACTGAAGCAATCACCGAGTTATCATATCCGTCCGTCTTAAAAACAACGACAGGTGGATATGACGGGAAAGGGCAAGTTGTTTTAAGAAGTGAAGCTGACGTTGATAAAGCACGAAAGCTTGCGAATGCAGCAGAATGTATTTTAGAGAAATGGGTGCCTTTTGAAAAAGAAGTATCAGTTATTGTAATTCGTAGTGTAAGCGGTGAAACGAAAGTATTTCCGGTAGCAGAAAATATTCATGTAAATAACATTTTGCATGAATCAATCGTTCCAGCTCGCATTACAGAAGAACTTTCTCAAAAAGCAATTGCTTATGCAAGAGTGCTCGCGGATGAACTAGAACTTGTGGGAACACTAGCGGTAGAGATGTTTGCTACAGCTGATGGTGAAATTTATATTAATGAATTAGCACCAAGACCTCACAATTCAGGACACTATACACAGGATGCATGTGAAACGAGTCAATTTGGTCAACATATTCGAGCAATCTGTAATTTACCTCTTGGAGAAACAAATTTGTTAAAACCAGTTGTCATGGTAAACATTTTAGGCGAACATATAGAAGGGGTCCTAAGACAAGTGAATAGATTAACCGGGTGCTATTTACACTTGTATGGAAAAGAAGAAGCAAAAGCGCAGCGGAAAATGGGGCATGTTAATATTTTAAATGATAATATTGAAGTCGCTCTAGAAAAAGCG